In Nocardia asteroides, the following proteins share a genomic window:
- a CDS encoding IclR family transcriptional regulator has protein sequence MSQSVSRALSILLALGEDSQSLDELAVRLGVHKSTVLRLLQTMQAERFVVRDAAHRYSLGTRMFELASHALENRDVRTVARPHLSALGAATGQTVHLAAYESGDAVYIDKVDAEQAVRMYSRIGRPAPLHCTAVGKVLVAALPRAEWAAVAARLDYHPFTTRTLRGPEQYLAELDRVAAQGFAEDHEEHESFVNCIGVPVRDGIGAVVAAVSVSVPDVLLDHEQVLALLPQVRATAEAISTELGWDPRRAVPPRKG, from the coding sequence ATGAGTCAAAGCGTGTCGCGCGCCCTGTCCATTCTCCTCGCGCTCGGCGAGGATTCGCAGTCCCTCGACGAGCTGGCCGTACGGCTCGGGGTGCACAAGTCGACGGTGCTGCGGCTGTTGCAGACCATGCAGGCCGAACGGTTCGTGGTCCGCGACGCCGCGCACCGGTATTCGCTGGGCACCCGCATGTTCGAACTGGCCAGTCACGCGCTGGAGAACCGCGACGTCCGCACCGTCGCACGGCCGCATCTGAGCGCGCTCGGCGCCGCCACCGGGCAGACGGTGCACCTGGCCGCCTACGAATCCGGCGACGCGGTCTACATCGACAAGGTCGACGCCGAACAGGCGGTGCGCATGTATTCCCGGATCGGCCGTCCCGCGCCGCTGCACTGCACCGCCGTCGGCAAGGTCCTGGTGGCCGCGCTGCCCCGGGCCGAGTGGGCGGCGGTCGCCGCGCGCCTGGACTACCACCCCTTCACCACCCGCACCCTGCGTGGTCCCGAGCAGTACCTGGCCGAACTGGACCGGGTCGCCGCCCAGGGCTTCGCCGAGGACCACGAGGAACACGAGAGCTTCGTCAACTGCATCGGCGTGCCGGTACGCGACGGCATCGGCGCCGTGGTGGCCGCCGTCTCGGTCTCGGTGCCCGACGTGCTGCTCGACCACGAGCAGGTGCTGGCACTGTTGCCCCAGGTCAG